TCCCGTTAGTCCTCCGCGACTGGAGGGATTTCCTGAGCTTAGACGAGAAAACCTACGGGGTCTACGCGAGGACGATATACAACCCTGATGAGCGCTTCCTCGTCGTGAACGGGGAAGACGGGAGAAAAGCCAGGGAGCTGGAAGCCCTCTACCGTGAGCTCCTCAAAGACCCCCTGAGGTTCTGTCGCGAGGAATACTACCGCTATCAGCTCCGGGTGGGCGAGTTTGGGGGTCTACCCTTCTCCAACGGCTGGCCCGGCTCCGGCGTTGTTCTCGTCGGGGAGGCACCGGGGAGAAAGGGCTGCGGAAAGACTGGAATCTGTTTCTACCGCGACGCCTCGGGAATGCTGCTGAGGAAGACGCTCTTCAGCCTCGGCATCAACCCGGACTTCGTATACATAACCAACGTCGTCAAGTGCAATCCTCCCGACAACAGGCTGAGAGGCTTCGGTGAGGGCGAGCTTGAGCTCCTCGGGAGAGAGCTTGAAGCTGTGAAGCCGGGGGCCATCTTCGCGGTCGGCAGAACCGCCGAAAAGGCTCTGAAACGGCTCGGCTTTGAGTTCACCTACCTCAGACACCCCGCCTGGTACGTGAGGAGGGGGCTGAGGGAGCCAAATGAGGAGATGCTGGAAGAATACTCGGCGATAAGGGAGGCCTTCGGAGAATGGAGGTTCTGACGGTTTTCTTCCTTGCACTGCTCTGGGACCTGCTCTTAGGGGAACCTCCGGCTAAAGTTCACCCCGTCGTGTGGTTCGGTAGGTTAGCTGACCTTTTTGAGGGACGCTGGAGGAGAAGAGACCCCTCCCTCGATTTTCTGGCCGGAACCTCCACGGCCGTGCTCGTCATAATCACCGCCCTTCTGCTCTCACTTCTCCCTTCCTACCTCCCCTTCCCGCTGGACTACGCCCTCGGGGTTTACATCCTCAAGAGCTCCTTCGCGATTAGGAGTTTATACGAGCACGTCGCGAGGACGATAACTGGGAACATCGAGGAAAAGAGGAAGGCCGTTTCGATGATAGTCAGCAGAGATGTTAAAGCCCTCGACGAGGCGCACCTCAACTCGGCAGCTATAGAGAGCCTTGCCGAGAACCTCAACGACTCGGTGATAGCTCCGCTCTTCTACTTCCTCCTCTTCGGCCTTTCCGGGGCTTTAATCTACCGCGCCGTGAACACCTTGGATGCCATGCTCGGCTACAGGAACGAGCGCTACGAGTATTTCGGCAAGTTTTCCGCCAGGTTGGATGAC
This window of the Thermococcus thermotolerans genome carries:
- a CDS encoding uracil-DNA glycosylase family protein, which encodes MLLPFENLKKAGGIYVNPVNLKVVPLVLRDWRDFLSLDEKTYGVYARTIYNPDERFLVVNGEDGRKARELEALYRELLKDPLRFCREEYYRYQLRVGEFGGLPFSNGWPGSGVVLVGEAPGRKGCGKTGICFYRDASGMLLRKTLFSLGINPDFVYITNVVKCNPPDNRLRGFGEGELELLGRELEAVKPGAIFAVGRTAEKALKRLGFEFTYLRHPAWYVRRGLREPNEEMLEEYSAIREAFGEWRF
- the cbiB gene encoding adenosylcobinamide-phosphate synthase CbiB, which produces MEVLTVFFLALLWDLLLGEPPAKVHPVVWFGRLADLFEGRWRRRDPSLDFLAGTSTAVLVIITALLLSLLPSYLPFPLDYALGVYILKSSFAIRSLYEHVARTITGNIEEKRKAVSMIVSRDVKALDEAHLNSAAIESLAENLNDSVIAPLFYFLLFGLSGALIYRAVNTLDAMLGYRNERYEYFGKFSARLDDVLNFIPARLTVLLYLPFGGRNVLSHYRLARFKLNSDKPISAMSAVLGVWLEKPGLYRFPGREPGNEDIGRALKIYRVVVAEWLVIVSLLLATEVFPCLSP